A single genomic interval of Vibrio maritimus harbors:
- the amrS gene encoding AmmeMemoRadiSam system radical SAM enzyme — MSQLKPYYPTKYWQKLDDGRVQCTVCPRLCTLREGKLGACFVRKAEQGEIVLTTYGRSSGFCIDPIEKKPLNHFYPGSSVLSFGTAGCNLGCKFCQNWSISKSRQIDTLGQQASPEQIAQSALSNHCDSIAFTYNDPVIFMEYAVDTAIACREANIHTVAVSAGYMNEKPREQFFSVIDGANIDLKAFSERFYKKVCGGELAPVLETLMYLKHETDVWFEITTLLIPGENDSEAELEAMTQWIFEHLGPDVPLHFSAFHPDFKMMDTVRTPANTLVNARHIAKRNGLHYVYVGNVHNEQCSSTYCPNCGQNVLSRNWYELGSCSLSSAGKCLHCGYQLAGRFAHIDKPFGRRRIPIQVAQ; from the coding sequence ATGAGCCAACTTAAACCCTATTATCCAACCAAATATTGGCAGAAGCTGGATGACGGCAGAGTGCAGTGCACTGTGTGTCCCCGTTTATGCACGCTACGAGAGGGAAAGCTTGGCGCGTGTTTTGTTCGAAAAGCAGAACAGGGGGAGATTGTACTGACCACGTATGGCCGTTCGAGTGGTTTTTGCATCGATCCCATAGAGAAAAAACCATTGAATCATTTCTATCCGGGAAGTTCGGTTTTGTCGTTTGGCACTGCTGGATGTAACTTGGGTTGTAAGTTTTGCCAAAATTGGAGCATTAGTAAGTCACGGCAGATAGATACACTAGGGCAGCAAGCAAGCCCCGAACAAATCGCCCAATCTGCACTCTCAAATCACTGCGATAGTATTGCATTTACTTACAACGATCCTGTCATTTTCATGGAATACGCGGTCGATACCGCGATAGCCTGCCGTGAAGCCAACATCCATACGGTTGCTGTTTCGGCGGGGTACATGAATGAGAAACCTAGAGAGCAGTTTTTCTCGGTAATTGATGGCGCTAATATTGACCTAAAAGCCTTCAGCGAACGTTTTTATAAAAAGGTCTGCGGTGGTGAGTTGGCACCAGTGCTAGAAACATTGATGTACTTGAAGCATGAAACTGACGTTTGGTTTGAAATCACAACGCTGCTCATTCCTGGGGAGAACGATAGCGAAGCAGAATTAGAAGCAATGACTCAATGGATCTTTGAGCATCTGGGGCCAGATGTCCCACTTCACTTTAGCGCCTTCCATCCAGATTTTAAGATGATGGATACGGTTCGAACACCCGCAAACACATTGGTGAACGCGCGGCACATAGCGAAAAGAAACGGCCTTCATTATGTCTATGTTGGTAATGTCCATAATGAGCAATGTAGCAGTACGTACTGTCCGAATTGCGGACAAAACGTGTTAAGCCGAAATTGGTATGAACTGGGTTCGTGTTCATTGTCGAGCGCGGGTAAATGTCTACATTGCGGTTATCAATTGGCAGGACGATTCGCCCACATTGATAAGCCGTTTGGGCGTCGGCGTATACCCATCCAAGTTGCTCAATAA
- a CDS encoding aldehyde dehydrogenase, translated as MDNITWHDKAEALSFRTQAFINGHFVNSVSGDTFEIINPATGHSLAHVARCTQEDVDIAVEAARNAFESRVWCGLPPAKRKSILLNYAKLIDEHKEDFALLESLDMGKPISDAMGYDAPATARCIQWNAEAIDKVYDEVAPVTEDALALVTREALGVVAAIVPWNFPTVMAAWKIGPALATGNSVIVKPSEKSPLTAILLADLAKQAGIPDGVFQVLPGFGHEAGQALALHNDVDCITFTGSTAVGKKLLSFAGESNLKRAFMECGGKSPHIVHHDVKDMEKAAATAASAICYNQGEVCTAGSRLLVHSSIKEEFTALLLKYMAKWQPNDPLLEDTRVGAIVDASQYERVLSYIDIGKNEGATLAFGGQPTMTQTDGYFIQPAVFTDVTPDMRIFQEEIFGPVLCVTTFDSIEEAIKLANDSDYGLAAGVWTSDISTAVRCSRALRAGTVFVNNWDGGDMTMPFGGYKQSGNGRDKSLHALHKYTEVKSTWIELD; from the coding sequence ATGGACAATATTACGTGGCACGACAAAGCAGAAGCCTTGAGCTTTCGTACTCAGGCATTTATCAATGGGCATTTTGTCAATTCGGTTTCCGGCGATACATTCGAGATCATTAACCCTGCAACCGGGCACTCGCTTGCACATGTCGCTCGCTGTACCCAAGAAGATGTGGACATTGCAGTCGAAGCGGCTCGAAACGCCTTTGAAAGCCGCGTTTGGTGTGGTCTTCCACCAGCGAAACGCAAAAGTATTCTGCTGAACTACGCTAAGCTCATCGACGAACACAAAGAAGACTTCGCTCTGCTTGAGAGCTTAGACATGGGAAAACCGATTTCAGATGCAATGGGATATGACGCACCAGCTACCGCACGCTGCATACAGTGGAATGCCGAAGCCATAGACAAAGTGTACGACGAAGTCGCCCCTGTCACAGAAGATGCGTTGGCTCTAGTCACCCGCGAAGCACTTGGCGTCGTTGCAGCGATTGTGCCGTGGAACTTTCCGACTGTCATGGCGGCGTGGAAAATTGGCCCTGCTCTAGCAACAGGTAACTCAGTCATCGTAAAACCCTCTGAGAAGTCTCCGTTAACGGCCATCCTTCTTGCCGATCTTGCCAAGCAGGCGGGCATTCCCGATGGTGTATTCCAAGTTCTACCAGGGTTTGGTCATGAGGCAGGACAAGCATTAGCGCTGCATAACGATGTCGACTGCATCACCTTCACCGGCTCTACAGCTGTCGGCAAAAAGCTGCTGTCCTTCGCTGGAGAGTCTAATCTCAAACGTGCCTTTATGGAATGTGGTGGTAAGAGCCCTCACATTGTTCATCATGACGTCAAAGATATGGAAAAGGCAGCCGCAACCGCTGCTTCAGCGATTTGTTACAACCAAGGCGAAGTCTGCACAGCTGGCTCTCGTTTGCTTGTTCACTCTTCAATCAAGGAGGAGTTTACGGCGCTGCTACTTAAATACATGGCGAAATGGCAACCTAACGATCCGCTCCTAGAAGACACTCGTGTTGGTGCTATCGTCGACGCGTCACAGTACGAACGTGTACTTAGTTATATTGATATCGGTAAAAATGAAGGTGCAACACTCGCATTTGGTGGTCAGCCAACAATGACTCAGACCGATGGCTACTTTATTCAGCCAGCGGTATTTACCGACGTCACTCCAGACATGAGAATCTTCCAAGAGGAGATCTTTGGCCCCGTCCTATGTGTAACCACATTTGATTCTATTGAAGAAGCTATCAAGCTTGCTAACGACAGCGACTATGGACTCGCCGCAGGCGTATGGACCTCGGACATTTCAACAGCGGTTCGCTGCTCTAGAGCGCTGAGAGCTGGCACTGTTTTCGTCAATAACTGGGACGGAGGTGACATGACGATGCCGTTTGGGGGCTACAAGCAGAGTGGTAATGGCAGAGATAAATCGCTTCATGCACTGCATAAATACACGGAAGTAAAATCGACTTGGATTGAGCTGGATTAG
- a CDS encoding AAA family ATPase, translating to MKNKGILTCFCGKMGAGKTTLAKSLAATEGAIYLSEDEWLAAHYPTQINSFEDYIAHSNLIKPFVRKHVIKLLNLGVNVVMDFPANTVKQRAWFIALSEEVGSKHEIHYLDVTDEKCLAQIKKRSVEQPERAQFDTEAVFHHVTQYFEVPTSEEQGINIIYAN from the coding sequence ATGAAAAACAAAGGCATCTTGACCTGTTTTTGCGGCAAAATGGGAGCAGGAAAAACCACCCTAGCTAAATCTCTTGCTGCGACAGAAGGCGCGATCTACCTTTCCGAAGATGAATGGTTAGCAGCCCACTATCCTACGCAAATAAACTCGTTTGAAGACTATATTGCTCACTCAAACCTAATTAAACCATTCGTCAGAAAACATGTGATAAAGCTGCTGAATCTCGGAGTAAACGTAGTCATGGACTTCCCAGCAAACACGGTCAAACAGCGTGCTTGGTTTATCGCTCTGAGTGAGGAGGTGGGTAGTAAGCATGAGATTCACTACCTAGATGTTACCGATGAGAAGTGTTTAGCGCAGATAAAAAAGAGAAGCGTTGAGCAACCAGAGCGCGCCCAGTTCGATACGGAAGCTGTATTTCATCATGTGACACAGTACTTTGAGGTCCCCACCAGCGAAGAGCAAGGTATCAACATTATCTATGCCAATTAA
- the idi gene encoding isopentenyl-diphosphate Delta-isomerase, with protein sequence MLEDLVVVVDKFGNPIGTEDKLDAHRMGFRHLAFSVMIYRYNDGQLEFLMQKRAANKYHSGGLWSNTCCSHPRPDEKILAASKRRLDEELGIRDSLVLEDIGTISYRTKFDNGLTENELDHVVIAESNTVELDVNDKEAEACEWQSKQAIAEHLAETPQAYTAWFKLVFDKVNQHLAEK encoded by the coding sequence ATGCTTGAAGATCTCGTTGTTGTTGTAGATAAATTCGGAAACCCTATTGGAACAGAGGATAAACTCGACGCACATAGAATGGGCTTTCGACACCTCGCCTTTTCGGTCATGATTTATCGTTATAACGATGGTCAACTCGAGTTCCTGATGCAAAAGCGCGCAGCAAATAAGTACCATAGCGGTGGACTATGGAGCAACACATGCTGCTCTCACCCGCGCCCAGATGAAAAGATCCTTGCAGCCTCAAAACGTCGTCTAGATGAAGAGCTGGGTATTCGCGACTCACTTGTGCTGGAAGACATCGGCACAATCAGCTACCGCACCAAATTTGATAACGGCTTAACGGAAAACGAGCTAGACCACGTCGTTATTGCAGAGAGCAACACCGTTGAACTAGACGTAAACGACAAAGAAGCTGAAGCATGTGAATGGCAATCTAAACAAGCGATAGCTGAGCACCTAGCGGAAACACCGCAAGCGTACACCGCATGGTTTAAGCTCGTTTTTGATAAAGTTAACCAACACCTCGCAGAGAAATAA
- a CDS encoding TfoX/Sxy family DNA transformation protein, which produces MMLETFVESIEAHTTLDDITIRSVFGGKGVLSGGVMFALIKGDEVYLRASNESLKQEFIDSGCTPYEFNWRAHSRNYPSLSNYYSVPDSISHSKKQIASLCEEVWTAGLKEKIKKETPTRIKDLPNMQYKTERMLRKAGITSIDELREQGPVNAYKAVCVSQEKHPGVNLLFCIAGALEGIHWTILPELKRQSLTHEVGSDYLAH; this is translated from the coding sequence ATGATGTTGGAAACTTTTGTAGAGTCTATCGAGGCGCATACGACACTAGACGACATTACCATTCGTTCTGTTTTTGGGGGTAAAGGGGTTCTGTCAGGTGGGGTCATGTTTGCACTAATAAAGGGCGACGAGGTCTACCTTAGGGCAAGCAATGAGAGTTTAAAGCAAGAATTCATCGATTCTGGTTGTACACCTTATGAGTTTAACTGGCGAGCTCACTCCAGAAACTACCCTAGCCTCTCTAACTACTATTCAGTGCCAGACTCTATTAGTCATAGTAAAAAGCAGATCGCTTCTTTGTGTGAAGAAGTATGGACGGCAGGTCTGAAAGAAAAAATTAAGAAAGAGACACCAACTCGTATCAAAGATCTGCCAAACATGCAGTACAAAACCGAACGCATGCTTCGAAAAGCGGGGATCACATCGATTGATGAGCTGCGAGAGCAAGGACCCGTTAACGCATACAAGGCAGTTTGCGTCAGCCAAGAGAAGCATCCTGGCGTCAACCTATTATTTTGTATTGCTGGCGCGCTTGAAGGGATTCACTGGACCATTTTGCCTGAGCTAAAAAGACAATCTCTAACGCATGAAGTCGGCTCAGACTATCTTGCTCATTAA
- a CDS encoding cupin domain-containing protein yields MEIGPRFKALRERAGLSQRELAKRAGVTNGFISQIESNAVSPSVASLSKLLSKIPSSMAEFFAIDEPQPEQFYTRRQEQPEIGRGKISYRQVGHYHEDRHIGMLRETLSPGADTGKEMLVHEGQECGVIVQGELELTVDDQVTVLLEGDSYYFDSQRPHRFRNTTDADCVIVSANSPASF; encoded by the coding sequence ATGGAGATTGGACCAAGATTTAAAGCTCTGCGAGAACGAGCAGGACTCTCTCAGCGTGAGTTGGCAAAGCGTGCGGGCGTGACGAACGGCTTTATCTCTCAAATTGAGAGCAATGCAGTAAGTCCCTCTGTTGCCTCTCTTAGTAAGCTGCTGAGCAAAATCCCCTCTTCAATGGCAGAGTTTTTCGCTATCGATGAGCCTCAGCCCGAACAATTTTATACTCGTCGCCAAGAACAACCAGAGATTGGCCGAGGTAAAATCAGCTACAGACAAGTAGGTCACTATCATGAAGATCGTCATATCGGCATGTTAAGAGAAACGCTGTCCCCTGGCGCAGATACGGGTAAAGAGATGCTGGTTCACGAGGGACAAGAGTGCGGTGTAATAGTACAAGGCGAACTAGAACTCACCGTCGATGATCAAGTAACCGTATTACTGGAGGGCGACAGCTACTACTTTGACAGTCAGCGCCCTCATCGATTCAGAAACACAACCGATGCTGATTGCGTTATCGTCAGCGCTAACTCCCCGGCAAGCTTTTAA
- a CDS encoding GNAT family N-acetyltransferase produces the protein MELVPFTPTNYQDLIAWISSPELNYQWGGPVYDFPLTIEQISNHCEKPDIFPFLFLVEGEVAGFIEFRRASDTLCRICRVLILDPFKGRGLAKEMVSLLIKEAKLVTNCSEFSLCVFDHNEAAKSLYQSLGFHVASSEKSSEKIFGRYWVALEMVAKI, from the coding sequence ATGGAACTTGTACCTTTCACCCCCACAAACTATCAAGATTTGATAGCTTGGATCTCATCACCTGAATTGAACTATCAATGGGGTGGCCCGGTTTACGATTTTCCGCTGACTATAGAACAGATTTCCAACCATTGTGAAAAGCCCGACATTTTCCCGTTTCTCTTTCTTGTAGAAGGTGAGGTTGCTGGTTTCATCGAATTTCGTCGGGCAAGTGACACTCTGTGCAGGATTTGCCGAGTATTGATCCTTGATCCTTTCAAAGGAAGAGGATTGGCAAAAGAGATGGTTAGCTTACTCATCAAAGAAGCGAAGTTAGTGACTAACTGCTCAGAGTTCAGCCTATGTGTTTTCGACCATAATGAAGCCGCCAAATCTCTCTATCAATCACTTGGGTTTCATGTAGCCTCTTCAGAAAAAAGCTCTGAGAAAATCTTTGGTCGATATTGGGTTGCTTTGGAGATGGTGGCCAAGATCTGA
- the glgC gene encoding glucose-1-phosphate adenylyltransferase has protein sequence MQDVLTIVLAGGMGSRLSPLTDDRAKPAVPFGGKYRIIDFTLTNCLHSGLRQILVLTQYKSHSLHKHIRDGWSIFNPELKEFITVVPPQMRKGGAWYEGTADAIYHNMWLLSRSDAKHVVVLSGDHIYRMDYEAMVQEHKESGAKLTVACMDVPREEATAFGVMEINDKNQVVDFNEKPEDPACMPTDASRSLVSMGIYVFEMEALQQALEQDAELDSSSHDFGKDIIPKLIDSQGVYAYNFGDEKGRVARDCYWRDVGTIDSFYEANMDLLEPVPPMNLYQENWGIRTYEPQLPPARTVPSATGNEGIFINSIIANGVVNSGGSVHHSILSSNVRINDGATIADSIIFGDVTVGENCQLANCIIDKHVVIPDGTIIGLNPTEDAARFHISEKGIVVIPEGYVFD, from the coding sequence ATGCAAGACGTTCTTACTATTGTCCTAGCTGGAGGCATGGGCTCTCGGTTAAGCCCCCTAACCGATGACAGAGCTAAGCCAGCGGTTCCATTCGGTGGAAAATACCGGATTATTGATTTCACGCTTACTAACTGTTTGCACTCAGGGCTGAGACAAATTCTGGTACTCACTCAATATAAATCGCACTCGCTTCATAAACATATCCGTGATGGCTGGTCGATCTTTAATCCAGAGCTCAAAGAATTTATCACTGTGGTCCCCCCACAGATGAGAAAAGGCGGCGCTTGGTATGAAGGAACGGCAGATGCGATTTATCACAACATGTGGCTACTCTCCCGCAGCGATGCGAAACATGTCGTTGTGCTGTCTGGCGATCACATTTATCGCATGGACTACGAAGCTATGGTTCAAGAACACAAAGAGTCTGGCGCTAAACTCACTGTAGCGTGCATGGATGTTCCCCGTGAAGAAGCCACAGCTTTTGGTGTCATGGAGATCAATGACAAAAATCAAGTTGTTGATTTTAATGAAAAACCAGAAGACCCTGCTTGTATGCCAACGGATGCGAGTCGCTCTTTGGTGTCAATGGGCATCTATGTTTTCGAAATGGAAGCACTCCAACAAGCGTTAGAACAAGATGCTGAGCTTGATAGCTCTAGTCATGACTTTGGTAAAGATATCATTCCTAAGCTCATTGATAGCCAAGGTGTTTACGCTTACAACTTTGGTGACGAAAAAGGCCGAGTTGCGCGCGATTGTTACTGGCGTGATGTAGGGACTATTGATTCCTTCTATGAAGCCAACATGGATTTGTTGGAACCTGTTCCGCCCATGAACCTCTATCAGGAAAACTGGGGGATACGAACCTATGAGCCTCAACTGCCACCAGCGAGAACCGTACCTTCAGCGACTGGAAATGAGGGTATCTTCATTAACTCGATTATTGCCAACGGTGTCGTGAACTCGGGCGGTTCAGTACACCACTCTATTCTCTCGTCTAATGTACGGATCAATGATGGTGCAACTATTGCGGATAGCATTATTTTTGGCGATGTAACGGTCGGCGAGAACTGCCAACTGGCGAACTGTATCATCGACAAACACGTTGTTATTCCAGATGGCACTATCATTGGTTTGAACCCAACTGAGGATGCGGCTCGATTCCATATCTCAGAAAAAGGTATTGTAGTGATACCTGAAGGGTATGTGTTCGACTAG
- the amrA gene encoding AmmeMemoRadiSam system protein A: protein MSATQYQDKTLTNTELSRLLDMVEITVGCYLAEEPLPKVRLEDHPEAIREKGACFVTLHVDDQLQGCIGTTVPQVPLVLEVMRKAWASCCQDKRFLPLQKSQVDGLEIEVSVLTEPQTLDVASESALIDYLKHNKCGLTLSDGKKGALFLPQVWEQLPSPIHFLQHLKQKAGWHPTYWPEDISVKVFDVQKLSRKYRRM, encoded by the coding sequence ATGTCAGCTACGCAATATCAAGATAAAACGCTAACCAACACTGAACTATCTCGATTACTTGATATGGTAGAAATAACAGTAGGCTGTTATCTAGCAGAAGAGCCTTTACCAAAAGTCAGGCTTGAGGATCATCCAGAAGCTATCAGAGAAAAAGGTGCTTGCTTTGTCACCTTGCACGTCGATGACCAACTCCAAGGGTGCATCGGGACGACAGTCCCGCAAGTGCCTCTCGTTCTTGAGGTCATGCGAAAAGCATGGGCAAGCTGCTGCCAAGACAAACGATTTTTACCCCTGCAGAAGTCTCAAGTAGATGGGCTAGAAATTGAAGTCTCTGTACTGACTGAACCTCAAACACTCGATGTAGCCTCAGAATCTGCTTTAATCGACTATCTCAAACACAACAAATGTGGATTGACGCTTTCTGATGGCAAAAAAGGTGCTCTATTTCTCCCACAAGTATGGGAACAACTCCCAAGCCCGATCCATTTCTTACAACACTTAAAGCAAAAAGCAGGTTGGCACCCTACGTATTGGCCAGAGGATATTTCGGTGAAAGTCTTTGATGTTCAAAAATTAAGCCGAAAGTATCGGAGAATGTAG
- the amrB gene encoding AmmeMemoRadiSam system protein B: MDVRPTAVAGRFYYGDPNKLQTHISQLMASASSEGNHHSEEAISGLIVPHAGYVFSGHTAAFGYQLLKEQNAQFSRVVIIGPSHRVAFSGCAIPSVRYFDTPLGKVPLDTQALDKLSENDICTVNDLAHKNEHCLEVQLPFLLKCLKRFSVVPILTGNVNMVSVAKLVEPLWDTNTLLLVSSDLSHFHNYDDCVVLDNKSCSKIENGLPLTGHEACGHTSINAANLIINKRNRRLTRLSLTNSGDSPHGDKQRVVGYVSYAISR, encoded by the coding sequence ATGGATGTGCGACCGACTGCCGTCGCTGGGCGATTCTATTACGGTGATCCTAATAAGTTACAGACACATATTTCTCAGTTGATGGCTTCTGCCTCCTCAGAGGGAAACCATCATTCCGAAGAAGCAATAAGCGGACTGATTGTTCCTCACGCTGGTTATGTCTTTTCTGGGCACACTGCAGCCTTTGGTTATCAATTACTCAAAGAACAAAATGCACAATTTTCGCGTGTTGTCATTATTGGCCCTAGTCATAGAGTCGCTTTTTCAGGTTGTGCGATTCCAAGTGTTAGGTACTTCGATACCCCTTTGGGCAAAGTGCCTTTAGATACACAAGCTCTCGATAAACTGTCTGAAAACGACATTTGCACGGTTAACGATCTTGCTCATAAAAATGAGCACTGCTTAGAAGTACAACTGCCCTTTTTGCTCAAGTGTTTGAAGCGCTTTAGCGTCGTTCCGATTCTCACCGGCAATGTCAATATGGTGAGCGTAGCGAAGCTTGTGGAACCTCTCTGGGACACCAATACTCTACTTCTTGTCAGCTCTGATCTAAGTCATTTTCACAACTACGACGACTGCGTTGTTCTAGATAATAAAAGCTGCTCAAAAATCGAAAACGGGCTTCCCCTGACAGGTCACGAGGCATGTGGGCACACAAGTATTAATGCTGCCAATCTAATTATTAATAAACGAAACCGTCGATTGACTCGGTTGTCTCTCACCAACTCGGGAGACAGCCCTCACGGCGATAAACAAAGGGTGGTAGGCTATGTCAGCTACGCAATATCAAGATAA
- a CDS encoding DUF3820 family protein, with protein MLQKENLVKLARMQMPFGKYAGRVLIDLPEEYLLWFDKKGFPNGELGELLKLCLALKIEGLDSVVKPLKRM; from the coding sequence ATGCTGCAAAAAGAAAATTTAGTAAAACTCGCCCGAATGCAAATGCCATTTGGTAAGTATGCCGGACGAGTTTTAATAGACCTACCAGAAGAGTATTTACTTTGGTTTGATAAGAAAGGCTTTCCGAATGGTGAGTTGGGGGAGCTATTGAAGTTGTGCTTGGCTCTGAAGATAGAGGGACTTGATAGCGTAGTGAAACCTCTAAAACGGATGTAA
- a CDS encoding DUF3313 domain-containing protein: MMRFLSIALSAALFILVGCSSSEKTQTSQFKTYSDFSPGPDGGVDLVWARQDVSTPEQLREIFSQYDSVVLDRVYVVVDETELSDSEINELTDHLVSRLKSKLGEFKSIVDKPSPRTLRVSIAISNVETPNPILAVTSSVLPVGLGISTISKITTGEHTNVGKATIELLVSDSMSDEPIIAAIDSRSGNKDFTTMIDSLDDAKDAIDWWVERLGHTLATAGE; this comes from the coding sequence ATGATGAGATTTCTTTCTATTGCGTTATCTGCTGCTCTATTCATACTGGTGGGCTGTTCTTCTTCCGAAAAAACTCAAACTTCGCAGTTTAAAACGTACAGTGATTTCTCTCCGGGTCCCGATGGTGGTGTAGACCTAGTATGGGCAAGACAAGATGTATCGACGCCAGAGCAGTTGCGAGAGATTTTCTCTCAATACGATAGCGTCGTGTTAGACAGAGTGTACGTAGTTGTTGATGAGACGGAACTCAGTGATAGTGAAATCAATGAGCTGACAGATCATTTAGTCTCAAGGCTTAAAAGTAAACTTGGCGAGTTTAAGTCGATTGTAGACAAGCCTTCCCCAAGGACTCTTCGCGTGAGCATAGCAATAAGTAACGTAGAAACACCAAACCCCATCTTAGCTGTTACGAGTAGTGTATTACCTGTGGGGCTTGGGATATCAACCATCTCTAAGATCACGACAGGTGAGCACACCAATGTGGGAAAAGCTACCATTGAGCTTCTTGTTTCGGATTCCATGTCGGACGAACCAATTATTGCAGCTATCGACTCACGATCTGGAAACAAAGACTTTACCACTATGATAGACTCCCTCGATGATGCGAAAGACGCCATCGACTGGTGGGTCGAGCGCCTAGGACACACGCTGGCGACGGCTGGCGAATAA
- a CDS encoding cupin domain-containing protein: MQLGNLFTNIPNQLPDELFEDIVKTSNIRVERILSDGHSTPDGEWYDQAENEWVAVLQGQGVLEYEDGQTITLDVGDYVNIPAHVKHRVKSTVSGATTIWLAIFY, from the coding sequence ATGCAGTTAGGGAATCTATTTACCAATATTCCGAACCAACTACCTGATGAGCTATTTGAAGATATAGTTAAGACGTCAAACATTCGAGTAGAGCGGATTCTCTCCGATGGTCACTCAACACCCGACGGTGAATGGTATGACCAAGCTGAAAATGAGTGGGTTGCCGTGCTCCAAGGGCAGGGTGTTCTTGAGTATGAAGATGGACAGACCATTACTCTTGATGTCGGCGATTACGTTAACATCCCAGCTCACGTTAAACATCGCGTAAAATCGACGGTTTCAGGCGCAACGACGATTTGGTTGGCTATTTTTTATTAA
- a CDS encoding M15 family metallopeptidase, producing MTHIDISSSLVTAIPIKDCLEDLVSVKGQLAYGPPPECNETKDSYHFVRRGVLERLLIAQKELPSGLTLRLYEGYRSPEFQETLFQEQLVRVGLSNPGYSKREAYNAAACLVAPTKTFEGEILSPPHSTGGAVDVEIVDDEGKVIDFGMEIKDWIHVPSSLCETNAANLSSQAAKNRAMLVSVMSKAGFVNYSREWWHFSFGDQYWAFIKDKAYAMYASTSNSI from the coding sequence TTGACCCATATAGATATTTCATCTTCCCTTGTTACCGCTATTCCTATTAAAGACTGTCTCGAAGACCTCGTGTCAGTAAAAGGGCAGCTTGCTTATGGTCCGCCACCTGAGTGTAATGAAACGAAAGACAGCTACCATTTTGTCCGAAGAGGCGTTTTAGAAAGGCTTCTCATTGCACAAAAAGAGCTTCCGTCGGGTCTGACATTAAGGCTTTACGAAGGCTATCGTTCGCCAGAGTTTCAAGAGACGCTGTTCCAAGAGCAATTAGTGAGAGTTGGATTGAGCAATCCAGGTTACTCAAAGCGAGAGGCCTACAACGCCGCCGCCTGTCTGGTTGCGCCCACAAAAACGTTTGAAGGTGAAATCCTGTCACCTCCGCATAGTACTGGTGGTGCAGTTGATGTGGAGATAGTCGATGATGAAGGCAAGGTTATAGACTTTGGCATGGAGATAAAAGACTGGATACATGTCCCGTCCTCTTTGTGTGAGACCAACGCTGCCAATTTATCCTCGCAAGCAGCGAAAAATAGAGCCATGTTGGTGTCTGTTATGTCCAAAGCGGGATTCGTGAATTATTCGAGAGAGTGGTGGCATTTTTCTTTTGGGGATCAATATTGGGCATTTATTAAAGATAAAGCTTATGCAATGTATGCGAGCACAAGTAACTCTATATAA